A stretch of Bordetella genomosp. 13 DNA encodes these proteins:
- the gspD gene encoding type II secretion system secretin GspD, which translates to MRFIPLRLTGIAVMSCCVMVAGCATSDKEAPLFREGTYVPSSNAPEDGAAQTSPVQASGPQPATSSTSRPSDGRVIRPLSGTRGAATRPASSPPPGAGGGAATDARDKVLLNFDNVEIQSVITALSRFLGRNFLVDPRVKGQITLVSDGEIDAATAHRMLVAALRMRGFALVDVGSVTRVVPVADAKLQGGGVDEPDPGSGVQTRTFRLAYESAEGMLAVLKPMIAPESSIAAYPANNTLVVTDYVENLDRLGRIIESIDTPTSLDTAVVKVYNGVAVDIAGLAMELLQEGGKEARREIAVLADPRSNSVVIRSSSPSLTSLARDLILQLDNAQEDPGNLHVVYLRNAQATYLSQVLRGLLTGESGENALGGSDSTRAALGAGGMSSGAGLAGAANTSAQGAGASSNNRSSASGSMTTGGSQRFAGTGGATGQQGAPGQGTGTAFSANGVTVQADATTNTLIISAPEPMYRSLRRVIDLLDQRRAQVLVESLIVEVVEEDAAELGIQWMRHGGRVFGGTNLGGAGLNVNATNTIDLLPRGLNVGVIDGTINLPGVGEILNLEVLARALQTRGGANILSTPNILTLDNEAASIMVGKTVPFVSGQYITSGSGGSDNPFQTVEREDIGLKLQIRPQISEGGTVKLDIYQEVSSIDTQNSGISGIVTNKRALDTSVLLDDGQIMVLGGLLEDSVSNRTDAVPVLGDIPVLGALFRYQSRQRVKTNLMVFLRPYVIRDAHAGRGLTQDRYNFMRTQQSHAQPGRNPLLRDMTAPILPPLDVPVAGRPAASSVDLRPEQWERTRNQPAPPTLLSSERRQAPRQAEPEPPQTRSRLPSNVGVTGDPATLYATSESNKTVVQIADVTQEDEAVRITRRVRISGMPAYVVTGPGGTGYAVRVDLPREAKSVDTAVGVLRELGYRPEIVVTQ; encoded by the coding sequence ATGAGATTCATTCCTCTACGTCTCACGGGCATCGCCGTGATGAGCTGCTGCGTCATGGTCGCGGGCTGCGCGACATCCGACAAGGAGGCGCCGCTGTTTCGCGAAGGGACCTATGTGCCCAGCAGCAATGCGCCCGAGGATGGAGCGGCCCAAACCAGCCCTGTCCAAGCGTCAGGTCCTCAGCCGGCTACGTCTTCGACGTCCCGTCCCAGCGACGGCCGCGTCATCCGGCCGCTGTCCGGCACCCGCGGCGCGGCAACGCGTCCCGCTTCCTCACCGCCGCCAGGCGCTGGCGGTGGCGCGGCCACGGACGCGCGGGACAAGGTGCTGCTCAACTTCGACAACGTCGAGATCCAGTCGGTCATCACCGCGCTGTCGCGCTTCCTGGGCCGCAACTTCCTGGTGGATCCGCGCGTCAAGGGGCAGATCACCCTGGTGTCGGATGGCGAGATCGATGCGGCCACCGCTCATCGCATGCTGGTCGCCGCGCTGCGCATGCGCGGCTTCGCGCTGGTGGACGTGGGCAGCGTCACGCGCGTCGTGCCCGTGGCCGATGCCAAATTGCAGGGCGGCGGCGTGGACGAGCCCGATCCCGGTTCGGGAGTCCAGACGCGCACGTTCCGCCTGGCGTACGAAAGCGCCGAAGGAATGCTCGCGGTGCTCAAGCCCATGATCGCGCCGGAAAGCAGCATTGCCGCCTACCCCGCCAACAATACGCTGGTCGTCACCGACTACGTGGAGAATCTGGATCGCCTCGGGCGCATCATCGAAAGCATCGACACGCCGACGTCGCTCGACACCGCGGTGGTCAAGGTCTACAACGGCGTGGCTGTGGACATCGCCGGCCTCGCCATGGAGCTGCTTCAGGAAGGCGGCAAGGAAGCCCGGCGCGAGATCGCGGTGCTGGCCGATCCGCGCTCCAACAGCGTGGTCATCCGCTCCAGCAGTCCGTCGCTGACCTCGCTGGCGCGCGACCTGATCCTGCAACTGGACAATGCGCAGGAAGACCCCGGCAATCTGCACGTCGTCTATCTGCGCAACGCACAGGCCACCTATCTCTCGCAGGTGCTGCGCGGCCTGCTTACCGGCGAGTCCGGCGAGAACGCGCTGGGCGGCTCCGACAGCACGCGCGCCGCGTTGGGAGCGGGCGGCATGTCCAGCGGCGCGGGCCTGGCCGGCGCGGCGAACACGTCGGCACAGGGCGCGGGCGCTTCGAGCAACAACCGCTCGTCCGCCAGCGGCAGCATGACGACGGGCGGCAGCCAAAGGTTCGCCGGCACCGGCGGCGCGACGGGACAGCAGGGCGCGCCAGGGCAGGGCACGGGCACCGCCTTCTCTGCCAATGGCGTCACGGTCCAGGCCGATGCCACCACCAACACGCTCATCATCTCGGCGCCCGAACCCATGTATCGCAGCCTGCGGCGCGTCATCGATCTGCTGGACCAGCGGCGCGCGCAGGTGCTGGTGGAAAGCCTGATCGTCGAAGTCGTGGAAGAAGACGCGGCCGAACTCGGCATCCAGTGGATGCGTCACGGCGGACGCGTGTTCGGCGGCACCAACCTGGGCGGAGCGGGACTGAACGTCAATGCCACGAACACGATCGACCTGTTGCCGCGCGGGCTCAATGTGGGCGTGATCGACGGCACCATCAACCTTCCCGGCGTGGGCGAGATATTGAACCTGGAAGTGCTGGCCCGCGCCCTGCAGACGCGCGGCGGCGCCAACATCCTGTCCACGCCCAACATACTCACGCTGGACAACGAGGCCGCGTCCATCATGGTGGGCAAGACCGTGCCCTTCGTCAGCGGCCAATACATCACGTCCGGCAGCGGCGGTTCGGACAATCCGTTCCAGACCGTCGAGCGCGAGGACATCGGCCTGAAGCTGCAGATACGGCCGCAGATCTCCGAAGGCGGAACGGTCAAGCTGGACATCTATCAAGAGGTCAGCAGTATCGACACGCAGAACTCCGGCATATCGGGCATCGTGACCAACAAGCGTGCGCTGGACACCAGCGTGTTGCTGGACGACGGGCAGATCATGGTGCTGGGCGGACTGCTGGAAGACAGCGTCAGCAACAGGACCGACGCGGTGCCGGTGCTGGGCGACATTCCGGTGCTGGGCGCCTTGTTCCGCTATCAAAGCCGCCAGCGCGTCAAGACCAACCTGATGGTGTTCCTGCGGCCCTACGTGATCCGCGACGCCCACGCCGGCAGGGGCCTCACGCAGGACCGCTACAACTTCATGCGCACACAGCAAAGCCACGCGCAGCCCGGCCGCAACCCCCTGCTGCGGGACATGACCGCGCCAATCCTGCCGCCGCTGGACGTGCCGGTCGCCGGCCGCCCCGCCGCTTCATCCGTGGACCTGCGTCCCGAGCAATGGGAGCGGACCCGTAATCAGCCGGCGCCGCCCACCTTGCTGTCCAGCGAACGCCGCCAGGCGCCGCGTCAGGCCGAGCCCGAACCTCCGCAGACCCGATCGCGCCTGCCCTCGAACGTCGGCGTGACCGGCGATCCGGCGACGCTGTACGCGACGTCCGAGTCGAACAAGACCGTGGTGCAGATCGCCGACGTTACTCAGGAAGACGAGGCGGTGCGCATCACGCGCCGTGTGCGCATCAGCGGCATGCCGGCCTATGTCGTGACCGGCCCGGGCGGCACCGGCTATGCCGTGCGCGTGGACCTGCCGCGCGAGGCGAAATCGGTCGATACCGCGGTGGGCGTACTGCGCGAGCTGGGTTACCGGCCCGAGATCGTGGTGACGCAATGA
- the gspE gene encoding type II secretion system ATPase GspE produces MSEAVRADARLPHAWARAHRIVAQADDAQGVRLVVGARTPGWALAEAMRQTGATAWEEASDADLDALLANAYAEAGSAAAVVGAAESEVDLERLMQDMPAVTDLLDAQDDAPVIRMINALLAQAARDGASDVHFEAFETHSVVRYRVDGTLRDVVSPRKALHAALISRIKIMSQLDIAEKRIPQDGRITLRVGGRPIDVRVSTVPTVHGERAVLRLLEKDAGRLQLQKLGLAPDTLDGLTRLIRQPHGIVLVTGPTGSGKTTTLYAALGQLDKSTQNILTVEDPVEYDLPGINQIPVHGKIGMTFGAALRAALRQDPDNIMIGEIRDLETAQIAVQSSLTGHGVLASLHTNDAVSAVTRLTDMGIEPFLLASSLLGVLAQRLVRRLCPECRQQVTLADGSVRWQSVGCAHCNGTGFKGRTGIHELFVIDDEVRRLIHDGGNEQAMRDAARRRGMRSMREDGQRWIDAGVTTPEEILRVTRDDGES; encoded by the coding sequence ATGAGCGAGGCCGTGCGCGCCGATGCGAGGCTGCCCCATGCATGGGCACGCGCGCATCGCATCGTCGCGCAGGCCGACGACGCGCAAGGCGTACGCCTGGTCGTCGGCGCACGCACGCCGGGGTGGGCCTTGGCCGAAGCCATGCGCCAGACCGGCGCCACCGCCTGGGAAGAGGCCAGCGACGCCGACCTGGACGCCCTGCTGGCCAATGCCTATGCCGAGGCCGGCAGCGCCGCCGCGGTGGTGGGCGCCGCCGAGTCCGAAGTCGACCTGGAACGCCTGATGCAGGACATGCCGGCGGTGACAGACCTGCTCGACGCGCAGGACGACGCCCCGGTCATCCGCATGATCAATGCGCTGCTGGCGCAGGCCGCGCGCGACGGCGCAAGCGACGTGCATTTCGAGGCCTTTGAAACGCACTCCGTGGTGCGCTACCGCGTCGACGGCACCCTGCGTGACGTGGTGTCCCCGCGCAAGGCCCTGCATGCCGCGCTGATCTCCCGCATCAAGATCATGTCGCAGCTGGACATCGCCGAGAAGCGCATCCCGCAGGATGGCCGCATCACGCTGCGCGTGGGCGGGCGCCCCATCGACGTGCGGGTCTCCACCGTTCCCACGGTGCATGGCGAACGCGCCGTGCTGCGCCTGCTCGAGAAGGATGCGGGCCGTCTGCAGCTGCAGAAGCTCGGCCTGGCGCCCGACACCCTGGACGGCCTGACGCGCCTGATCCGCCAGCCGCACGGCATCGTGCTGGTCACCGGCCCAACCGGCAGCGGCAAGACCACCACGCTGTACGCGGCCCTGGGGCAGCTGGACAAGTCGACCCAGAACATCCTGACGGTGGAAGACCCCGTCGAGTACGACCTGCCCGGCATCAACCAGATACCCGTGCACGGCAAGATCGGCATGACCTTCGGCGCCGCGTTGCGTGCCGCGCTGCGGCAGGATCCCGACAACATCATGATCGGCGAGATCCGCGACCTGGAGACCGCGCAGATCGCGGTCCAGTCGTCCCTGACGGGCCATGGTGTGCTGGCCTCGCTGCACACCAATGACGCGGTGTCGGCCGTGACCCGGCTGACCGACATGGGCATCGAGCCCTTTCTGCTGGCCTCTTCGCTGCTGGGCGTCCTGGCCCAGCGCCTGGTGCGCCGACTGTGCCCCGAATGCCGCCAGCAGGTGACACTGGCCGATGGTTCGGTGCGTTGGCAGTCCGTGGGCTGCGCCCACTGCAACGGCACGGGGTTCAAGGGGCGCACCGGCATCCATGAACTCTTTGTCATCGACGACGAAGTCCGCCGCCTGATCCACGATGGCGGCAACGAGCAGGCCATGCGCGACGCCGCGCGGCGCCGCGGCATGCGCAGCATGCGCGAGGATGGCCAACGCTGGATCGACGCGGGAGTCACCACGCCCGAAGAGATCTTGCGTGTCACCCGGGACGACGGAGAGTCGTGA
- the gspF gene encoding type II secretion system inner membrane protein GspF gives MPRFQFDAANATGAIQSGTIEAESSRAARLQLRERGLTALEVREAPAGTGLSWFSPKLSASDLCWATRELASLLGARLPLEAALTATIEQAEKKAVAQALTDVCNHVRGGMRFADALGERPRDFPDIYRALISAGEDSGDLARVMEKLADYLENRDQLQSKMITALIYPGVIAFVSVCIVIFLLGYVVPQVVSAFTQARQDLPTITQVMLAASHFVQEWGAITAGSLVGLFALWRRSLRDGGRRLRWHSRLLRIPMVGRYVLGANTARFASTLAILMDAGVPLLRSLDAARDTMSNDRLKRCVVDTTARVREGAPLASALRVQKVFPSNLIHMAASGEKTGELARMLDRAATNLARDLERRASRLTALLEPMMILGMGGVVMMIVLAVLLPIMEINQMVQ, from the coding sequence ATGCCGCGTTTCCAATTCGACGCCGCCAATGCTACAGGGGCCATCCAGTCGGGCACGATCGAGGCCGAGTCCTCTCGCGCCGCGCGCCTGCAATTGCGCGAGCGCGGCCTGACCGCGCTCGAGGTGCGTGAAGCCCCGGCCGGCACGGGCCTTTCGTGGTTCAGCCCCAAGCTGTCGGCCAGCGACCTGTGCTGGGCCACGCGCGAACTGGCCAGCCTGCTGGGCGCGCGGTTACCGCTCGAGGCCGCGCTGACGGCCACCATCGAGCAGGCCGAGAAAAAGGCGGTGGCGCAGGCGCTGACCGACGTATGCAATCACGTGCGCGGCGGCATGCGCTTTGCCGACGCGTTGGGCGAGCGGCCGCGGGATTTTCCCGACATCTATCGCGCGCTGATCAGCGCGGGCGAGGATTCGGGGGATCTTGCCCGCGTGATGGAAAAACTGGCGGACTACCTCGAGAACCGCGATCAACTGCAGAGCAAGATGATCACCGCGTTGATCTACCCGGGCGTGATCGCGTTCGTGTCGGTGTGCATCGTGATCTTCCTGCTGGGCTACGTAGTGCCGCAGGTGGTCAGCGCGTTCACGCAGGCCAGGCAGGATCTGCCGACGATCACGCAGGTGATGCTGGCCGCAAGCCACTTCGTGCAGGAATGGGGGGCGATAACGGCTGGGTCTCTGGTTGGCCTTTTTGCGTTGTGGCGCCGGTCGTTGCGGGACGGCGGCAGGCGCTTGCGCTGGCACAGCCGGCTGCTGCGTATTCCGATGGTGGGCAGATATGTGCTGGGAGCCAATACGGCGCGGTTCGCCTCGACCCTGGCCATCCTGATGGATGCGGGCGTCCCTTTGCTGCGTTCCCTGGACGCCGCGCGCGACACCATGAGCAATGACCGGCTCAAGCGATGCGTGGTCGACACGACCGCGCGGGTGAGGGAGGGGGCGCCGCTGGCGTCGGCCCTGCGCGTGCAGAAGGTGTTTCCGTCGAACTTGATTCATATGGCGGCCAGTGGGGAGAAGACGGGAGAGCTGGCTCGGATGCTGGATCGCGCGGCGACGAATCTGGCACGTGATTTGGAGCGGCGAGCGTCGCGCCTGACTGCGTTGCTCGAGCCCATGATGATTCTTGGCATGGGCGGGGTCGTGATGATGATCGTGCTGGCGGTGTTGCTGCCGATCATGGAAATCAATCAGATGGTGCAGTAG
- a CDS encoding substrate-binding domain-containing protein, with the protein MKSVFKMKMLSAVVAAGLMMGAGAASAQVVGGGATLPEVLYNDLFTSFEDYIGVGSGAGKRAFFNNNPAEFGLPTGTTVDYAGSDSLVSSTEANNYATNNEAAFGPLIQIPSVLTSVTVPYNVSGVTNLNLTSEQLAGIFSGRITNWSDVGGPNQPITVVYRPDGSGTTEIFARHLNNRSASDFPSVSNVFWTALGLPNQAALPSNFVAGDSLGTTGSAGIVEVVDATPYSIGYVSPDFVNESSNAEVARVNGVLPTPANVQTAVGTLAPPSPANRANPLAWGISIANPASGYSIVASTNLILSQCYVSTQDTSDIRDMLATLYGTAGTWDAAIGTHGFVPLPANWKTAVRQTFVDQSNSLELAVGHPTECANRGRPQ; encoded by the coding sequence ATGAAATCCGTGTTCAAAATGAAGATGCTGTCGGCCGTGGTCGCCGCTGGTCTGATGATGGGCGCCGGTGCGGCTTCCGCCCAGGTGGTCGGTGGCGGTGCGACGCTGCCCGAAGTTCTGTACAACGACCTGTTCACCAGCTTCGAAGACTACATCGGCGTCGGAAGCGGCGCCGGCAAGCGCGCGTTCTTCAACAACAATCCCGCCGAGTTCGGTCTGCCCACGGGCACCACCGTCGACTACGCTGGCAGCGATTCGCTGGTGAGCTCCACCGAAGCGAACAACTACGCGACCAACAACGAGGCCGCGTTCGGTCCTCTGATCCAGATCCCGTCCGTGTTGACCTCGGTCACGGTGCCCTACAACGTGTCGGGCGTGACGAACCTGAATCTGACCAGCGAGCAACTGGCTGGCATCTTCTCGGGCCGCATCACGAACTGGAGCGATGTCGGCGGTCCCAACCAGCCGATCACCGTCGTCTATCGTCCCGACGGCAGCGGCACCACCGAGATCTTCGCTCGCCACCTGAACAATCGTTCGGCCTCGGACTTCCCCTCTGTCAGCAATGTGTTCTGGACCGCTCTGGGTCTGCCCAACCAGGCTGCCCTGCCGTCCAATTTCGTAGCCGGCGATTCGCTCGGTACGACCGGCAGCGCCGGCATTGTCGAGGTGGTCGACGCGACCCCGTACTCCATCGGCTACGTGAGCCCGGATTTCGTGAACGAGTCCAGCAACGCCGAAGTGGCCCGCGTCAACGGCGTGCTTCCGACGCCCGCCAATGTGCAGACCGCCGTCGGCACGCTCGCGCCGCCCTCGCCGGCCAATCGCGCCAATCCGCTGGCCTGGGGTATTTCCATTGCCAACCCGGCCTCGGGCTACTCCATCGTGGCGTCGACGAACCTGATTCTGAGCCAGTGCTACGTCAGCACGCAGGACACCAGCGACATCCGCGACATGCTGGCCACCCTGTACGGCACGGCTGGCACGTGGGATGCCGCGATCGGTACGCACGGCTTCGTGCCGCTGCCGGCCAACTGGAAGACGGCGGTTCGCCAGACCTTCGTGGACCAGAGCAACAGCCTGGAACTGGCGGTCGGTCACCCGACGGAGTGCGCGAACCGCGGTCGCCCGCAATGA